Proteins encoded together in one Salvelinus alpinus unplaced genomic scaffold, SLU_Salpinus.1 scaffold_41, whole genome shotgun sequence window:
- the LOC139567063 gene encoding scrapie-responsive protein 1-like: MKALLIAAILLVGLLAMGSEAIPSNRWSCYKKVLKGRDCRNVGISNGVANMRPIDSLQNHFWEGNKCDMVCYCNFSELLCCPRDVFFGPKISFIIPCKTI; encoded by the exons ATGAAGGCACTACTCATTGCTGCTATTCTCTTGGTTGGACTATTGGCAATGGGCAGCGAGGCCATTCCATCAAACCGCTGGTCCTGCTACAAGAAAGTCTTGAAGGGCAGGGACTGTCGCAATGTTGGCATCTCCAACGGAGTTGCGAACATGCGACCCATCGATTCCCTGCAGAACCATTTCTGGGAGGGGAACAAATGCGACATGGTGTGCTACTGTAACTTCAGTGAGCTCCTCTGCTGCCCAAG GGATGTCTTCTTTGGACCCAAAATCTCCTTTATAATTCCATGCAAAACCATCTGA
- the LOC139567065 gene encoding high mobility group protein B2-like, giving the protein MPGKDPNKPKGKTSSYAFFVATCREEHKKKHPGTSVNFSEFSKKCSERWRTMSAKEKVKFEDMAKGDKVRYDKDMKGYVPPKGSKAAGKRKKDPNAPKRPPSAFFVFCAEHRGRIKADNPGMGIGDIAKQLGLLWGKQTPKDKVPHEAKAAKLKEKYEKDVAAYKAKGGAGATAKSGPGRPAVGKKAAPMDDDDDDDDEEEDDEEEDDDEDDD; this is encoded by the exons ATGCCGGGTAAAGATCCTAATAAGCCGAAGGGAAAGACTTCTTCCTATGCGTTCTTTGTTGCGACGTGCCGGGAAGAACACAAGAAAAAACACCCAGGAACTTCAGTGAACTTTTCCGAGTTCTCAAAGAAATGCtcagagaggtggagg ACCATGTCTGCAAAAGAGAAGGTGAAGTTTGAGGACATGGCCAAGGGTGACAAAGTCCGTTATGACAAGGACATGAAGGGTTATGTGCCCCCCAAGGGATCTAAGGCAGCAGGAAAGAGAAAGAAGGACCCCAATGCCCCCAAGAGGCCACC TTCTGCATTTTTCGTGTTCTGTGCTGAACACCGTGGAAGAATCAAGGCTGATAACCCAGGCATGGGCATTGGCGACATCGCCAAGCAGCTGGGTCTGCTGTGGGGCAAGCAGACTCCCAAAGACAAGGTGCCACATGAAGCAAAGGCCGCCAAACTGAAGGAGAAGTATGAGAAG GATGTTGCTGCCTACAAGGCTAAGGGAGGCGCAGGTGCAACTGCTAAGAGTGGCCCTGGCAGGCCAGCTGTTGGCAAGAAGGCAGCGCCCatggatgatgatgacgatgatgacgaCGAAGAGGAGGacgatgaggaagaggatgatgacGAGGATGACGACTAA